Proteins from a single region of Salipiger sp. H15:
- the trpE gene encoding anthranilate synthase component I, with translation MASLTPTYEDFARAYEAGENQVVYTRLAADLDTPVSLMLKLTGAAKDAFMLESVTGGEVRGRYSIIGMKPDLVWKCHGTEARLNRQARFDPEAFEEETLDPLASLRALIAESRIDLPEDLPQAAAGLFGYLGYDMIRLVERLPNVNPDPLGLPDAVMLRPSVVAVLDGVKGEVTVVAPAWVQSGLSARAAYAQAAERVMDAVRDLERALPQAGRELGEAREIGEPVSNFTRESYKAAVEKAKDYIRAGDIFQVVPAQRWTQDFPLPPFSLYRSLRRTNPSPFMFYFNFGGFQVIGASPEILVRVFGREVTIRPIAGTRPRGATPEEDRALEADLLADKKELAEHLMLLDLGRNDTGKVSKIGTVRPTEQFTIERYSHVMHIVSNVVGELAEDQDALSAFFAGMPAGTVSGAPKVRAMEIIDELEPEKRGVYAGGVGYFSAGGDMDMCIALRTAIVKDEKLYIQAGGGVVYDSDPEAEYMETVHKSNAIRRAAADAARFTGSGNA, from the coding sequence ATGGCCTCTCTGACCCCCACCTACGAGGATTTCGCCCGCGCCTACGAGGCGGGCGAGAACCAGGTCGTCTACACAAGGCTTGCCGCCGACCTCGACACGCCGGTGTCGCTGATGCTGAAGCTGACCGGCGCGGCCAAGGACGCCTTCATGCTGGAATCGGTCACCGGCGGCGAGGTGCGCGGGCGCTACTCGATCATCGGCATGAAGCCCGACCTCGTCTGGAAGTGCCACGGCACCGAGGCACGGCTGAACCGCCAGGCGCGCTTCGATCCCGAGGCCTTCGAGGAGGAAACGCTCGATCCGCTCGCCTCGCTGCGCGCGCTGATCGCCGAGAGCAGGATCGACCTGCCCGAGGACCTGCCGCAGGCCGCGGCGGGTCTTTTCGGCTATCTCGGCTATGACATGATCCGTCTGGTCGAGCGCCTGCCCAACGTGAACCCCGATCCGCTCGGCCTGCCCGACGCTGTGATGCTGCGCCCCTCGGTGGTCGCGGTGCTGGACGGGGTGAAGGGCGAGGTGACGGTCGTCGCCCCCGCCTGGGTGCAGTCGGGCCTTTCCGCCCGCGCCGCCTATGCGCAGGCCGCCGAGCGGGTGATGGATGCCGTCCGCGACCTCGAGCGCGCCCTGCCGCAGGCGGGCCGCGAGCTGGGCGAGGCCCGCGAGATCGGCGAGCCGGTCTCGAACTTCACGCGCGAGAGCTACAAGGCCGCGGTCGAGAAGGCCAAGGACTACATCCGCGCGGGCGACATCTTCCAGGTGGTGCCGGCGCAGCGCTGGACGCAGGACTTCCCGCTGCCGCCCTTCTCGCTCTACCGCAGCTTGCGCCGGACCAACCCGTCGCCCTTCATGTTCTACTTCAACTTCGGCGGCTTCCAGGTGATCGGCGCATCGCCCGAGATCCTCGTGCGGGTCTTCGGCCGCGAGGTCACCATCCGCCCGATCGCCGGCACCCGCCCGCGCGGCGCGACCCCCGAGGAGGATCGGGCGCTCGAGGCCGACCTGCTGGCGGACAAGAAGGAACTGGCCGAGCACCTTATGCTGCTCGACCTCGGCCGCAACGACACCGGCAAGGTCTCGAAGATCGGCACCGTGCGCCCGACCGAGCAGTTCACCATCGAGCGCTACAGCCACGTGATGCACATCGTGTCGAACGTGGTGGGCGAGCTGGCCGAGGACCAGGACGCGCTCTCGGCCTTCTTCGCCGGCATGCCCGCGGGCACCGTCTCGGGTGCCCCCAAGGTGCGCGCGATGGAAATCATCGACGAGCTGGAACCCGAGAAGCGCGGCGTCTACGCCGGCGGCGTCGGCTATTTCAGCGCCGGCGGCGACATGGACATGTGCATCGCCCTGCGCACCGCCATCGTGAAGGACGAGAAGCTCTACATCCAGGCGGGCGGCGGGGTGGTCTACGACAGCGACCCCGAGGCCGAGTACATGGAGACCGTCCACAAGTCGAACGCCATCCGGCGCGCGGCGGCGGACGCGGCGCGCTTCACCGGCTCGGGCAATGCCTGA
- a CDS encoding site-2 protease family protein — MHWSFPIGRLFGSELRVHATFFLLLLWIGVAAWSTGGAAAAVQNVLFVIALFACVVAHEFGHALTARRFGIKTPDITLLPIGGLARLERMPEKPAQEIAVAIAGPLVNIAIWLVLLLLGATSDMGALARLGEGTGAFLSQLASINLALALFNMIPAFPMDGGRVLRAVLALRTDRVSATRAAAVTGQILAFGLAFWGLSSGNFILILIAIFVFFAGQAESQEVSARAVAHDLLARDAMITSFESLRPEDALSTAGQTLIRTTQHEFPVLSPDGRLAGFLTRDALFRGIAGDHAMRRVEEVMTDVPQLPLSAPLQSVLDALAQAPAVAVIDAQSRVLGYVTRENVGELMVLRGPAMTG, encoded by the coding sequence ATGCACTGGTCCTTTCCCATCGGCCGCCTCTTCGGATCGGAGTTGCGCGTGCACGCGACCTTCTTCCTGCTGCTGCTCTGGATCGGCGTCGCCGCCTGGTCCACCGGCGGCGCGGCGGCGGCGGTGCAGAACGTGCTCTTCGTCATCGCGCTCTTCGCCTGCGTCGTTGCCCACGAGTTCGGCCACGCGCTGACCGCTCGGCGCTTCGGCATCAAGACCCCCGACATCACCCTGCTGCCGATCGGCGGGCTGGCGCGGCTCGAGCGCATGCCCGAGAAGCCCGCGCAGGAGATCGCCGTGGCCATCGCGGGACCGCTGGTCAACATCGCGATCTGGCTGGTGCTGCTGCTGCTCGGCGCGACCTCCGACATGGGCGCGTTGGCGCGGCTCGGCGAGGGCACCGGCGCCTTCCTCAGCCAGCTCGCCTCGATCAACCTCGCGCTGGCGCTCTTCAACATGATCCCGGCCTTCCCGATGGACGGCGGCCGGGTGCTGCGCGCGGTTCTGGCGCTGCGCACCGACCGGGTGAGCGCGACGCGCGCGGCGGCGGTGACCGGGCAGATCCTCGCCTTCGGCCTTGCCTTCTGGGGGCTGAGCTCGGGCAATTTCATCCTCATCCTCATCGCCATCTTCGTCTTCTTCGCCGGGCAGGCCGAAAGCCAGGAGGTCTCGGCCCGGGCGGTGGCGCATGACCTGCTGGCGCGCGACGCGATGATCACCAGCTTCGAGTCGCTGCGCCCCGAGGATGCGCTCTCGACCGCCGGGCAGACGCTGATCCGCACGACGCAGCACGAGTTCCCGGTGCTCTCGCCCGACGGGAGGCTGGCGGGCTTTCTCACCCGCGACGCGCTCTTCCGCGGCATCGCCGGCGACCACGCCATGCGCCGGGTCGAGGAAGTCATGACCGACGTGCCGCAGCTGCCGCTCTCGGCGCCGCTGCAATCGGTGCTCGACGCGCTGGCGCAGGCGCCCGCCGTGGCGGTGATCGACGCGCAGAGCCGGGTGCTCGGCTACGTCACGCGCGAGAACGTCGGCGAGCTGATGGTGCTGCGCGGACCGGCCATGACCGGCTGA
- a CDS encoding PA0069 family radical SAM protein: MCAASRSVEKERRKGRGAASRDSGRFERYAYEDAHDGWEIPEELPVLRTEVSEERPRSLINYVRSPDLPFDRTINPYRGCEHGCIYCFARSSHAYLGLSPGLDFETKLIARPEAPAVLERELRAKRYAPAPLAIGTNTDPYQPIERDRGIMRACLEVLRDFRHPVAIVTKGTLIERDIDILSDMAAEGLARVGISVTTLDADLARRMEPRVPSPARRLETIRRLSAAGIPVRVMASPMVPALTDPELEKILEAGAEAGACSASWIMLRLPLEVAPLWRAWLEEHYPGRAGRVMARLREMHGGQDYSAEWHRRMRGEGTYAQLIAQRFDKAVRRLGLDAEQPPLRCDLFRAPPRAGDQLSLF; this comes from the coding sequence ATGTGCGCAGCGTCCCGATCCGTCGAGAAAGAGCGCCGCAAGGGGCGCGGCGCCGCCTCCCGCGACAGCGGGCGGTTCGAGCGCTATGCCTACGAGGATGCCCATGACGGCTGGGAGATCCCCGAGGAGCTGCCAGTCCTGCGCACCGAGGTCAGCGAGGAGCGTCCGCGCAGCCTGATCAACTACGTGCGCTCGCCCGATCTGCCCTTCGACCGGACGATCAACCCCTATCGCGGCTGCGAGCACGGCTGCATCTACTGTTTCGCCCGGTCGAGCCACGCCTATCTCGGCCTGTCGCCCGGGCTCGATTTCGAGACGAAGCTCATTGCCCGGCCCGAGGCGCCCGCCGTGCTGGAGCGCGAGTTGCGCGCGAAGCGCTACGCGCCCGCGCCGCTGGCCATCGGCACCAACACCGATCCCTACCAGCCGATCGAGCGGGACAGGGGCATCATGCGCGCCTGCCTCGAGGTGCTGCGCGACTTCCGCCACCCGGTCGCCATCGTCACCAAGGGCACGCTCATCGAGCGCGACATCGACATCCTGTCGGATATGGCGGCCGAGGGGCTGGCGCGCGTGGGCATCTCGGTCACCACGCTCGACGCCGATCTCGCGCGGCGGATGGAGCCGCGCGTGCCGTCCCCGGCGCGGCGGCTCGAGACGATCCGACGGCTGAGCGCCGCGGGCATCCCGGTGCGTGTCATGGCCTCGCCCATGGTGCCCGCGCTCACAGACCCCGAGCTCGAGAAGATCCTCGAGGCGGGGGCGGAGGCGGGCGCCTGCTCGGCCAGCTGGATCATGCTGCGCCTGCCGCTCGAGGTCGCGCCGCTCTGGCGCGCCTGGCTCGAGGAACATTACCCGGGCCGCGCTGGGCGGGTCATGGCGCGGCTGCGTGAGATGCACGGCGGGCAGGACTACTCGGCCGAATGGCACAGGCGGATGCGGGGCGAGGGCACCTATGCCCAGCTCATCGCGCAGCGCTTCGACAAGGCGGTGCGGCGGCTGGGGCTGGACGCCGAGCAGCCGCCGCTGCGGTGCGATCTTTTCCGGGCGCCGCCGCGGGCCGGGGACCAGCTGTCGCTGTTCTGA
- a CDS encoding DsbA family protein, producing the protein MAAIDFWYSIGSTYSYLTVMRLPAVAEAEGLEFRWRPFNVRHVMLSQNNVPFRDKPVKTAYMWRDIARRAERYGRSPILPAPYPLAGLVFANEIAHLGMTEGWGIDYTRATYRRWFEKGEPAGEEPNLSESLREIGQDPERVIERAGSEEIVHALASATADAMTLGIFGSPTFAVGREIFWGDDRLDDAIAWARRKR; encoded by the coding sequence ATGGCCGCCATAGATTTCTGGTATTCCATCGGCAGCACCTACAGCTACCTCACCGTGATGCGCCTGCCCGCCGTGGCCGAGGCCGAGGGCCTCGAGTTCCGCTGGCGGCCCTTCAACGTGCGGCACGTCATGCTCAGCCAGAACAACGTGCCCTTCCGCGACAAGCCGGTGAAGACCGCCTACATGTGGCGCGACATCGCCCGCCGGGCCGAGCGCTACGGACGCTCGCCGATCCTGCCCGCGCCCTATCCGCTGGCGGGGCTGGTCTTTGCCAACGAGATCGCTCACCTCGGGATGACCGAGGGCTGGGGCATCGACTACACCCGCGCCACCTACCGGCGCTGGTTCGAGAAGGGCGAGCCCGCGGGCGAGGAGCCGAACCTCTCGGAATCCCTGCGCGAGATCGGCCAGGACCCGGAGCGGGTGATCGAGCGCGCCGGGTCGGAGGAGATCGTCCACGCCCTCGCCAGCGCCACCGCCGATGCGATGACGCTGGGGATCTTCGGCTCGCCCACCTTTGCCGTCGGGCGCGAGATCTTCTGGGGCGATGACCGGCTCGACGACGCCATCGCCTGGGCGCGGCGCAAGCGCTGA
- a CDS encoding GNAT family N-acetyltransferase: MPDRSAVTIRAATRADVPGLSVMLQELVAAGKRTRPADEDFVLATYVAHPDGISCFVAEAGDGQLLGLQALSLAGAVNPYGTPEGWGIIGTHVSPDAARRGVGKGLFAATRAAAQAAGLPAIEAYIGAANAEGLGYYDAMGFRTWRTPEGVVCKRHDLPA; encoded by the coding sequence ATGCCTGACCGCTCGGCGGTGACGATCCGCGCGGCCACCCGCGCGGACGTGCCGGGCCTTTCGGTCATGCTGCAGGAGCTTGTCGCCGCCGGAAAGCGCACGCGCCCGGCGGACGAGGATTTCGTGCTGGCGACCTACGTGGCGCATCCGGACGGGATCAGCTGTTTTGTCGCCGAGGCCGGGGACGGGCAGCTTCTCGGCTTGCAGGCGCTGTCGCTGGCCGGGGCGGTCAATCCCTACGGCACGCCCGAGGGCTGGGGCATCATCGGCACCCATGTCTCGCCCGACGCCGCCCGCCGCGGCGTCGGCAAGGGGCTTTTCGCCGCCACCCGCGCGGCGGCGCAGGCGGCGGGTCTTCCCGCCATAGAGGCCTATATCGGCGCGGCCAATGCCGAGGGCCTCGGCTATTACGACGCCATGGGCTTCCGCACCTGGCGCACGCCCGAGGGCGTCGTCTGCAAGCGCCACGACCTGCCCGCCTGA
- a CDS encoding superoxide dismutase family protein → MKTLALATALLGLAAAPAIAATATARLAGTDGSDIGTVTVTDTPSGMAHVTAELQGLPEGVHGIHIHETGDCSASDFSSAGGHLAGEAEHGVMAAHGPHPGDLPNAHIGPDGAVTVEAFLPGLKVGEALLDNDGSAFIVHSGPDDYQSQPSGESGSRLACGVFQPQ, encoded by the coding sequence ATGAAGACACTAGCCCTGGCCACCGCTCTTCTCGGGCTTGCCGCCGCGCCGGCGATCGCCGCCACCGCCACGGCCCGGCTCGCGGGCACCGATGGCAGCGACATCGGAACCGTCACCGTCACCGACACGCCCTCGGGCATGGCCCATGTCACCGCCGAGCTGCAGGGTCTGCCGGAGGGCGTGCACGGCATCCACATCCACGAGACCGGCGATTGCTCTGCGAGCGATTTCAGCTCGGCGGGAGGCCACCTCGCGGGCGAGGCCGAGCATGGCGTCATGGCCGCGCACGGACCGCATCCGGGCGACCTGCCCAACGCCCATATCGGACCCGACGGCGCGGTGACGGTCGAAGCCTTCCTGCCCGGGCTCAAGGTGGGCGAGGCGCTGCTCGACAACGACGGCTCGGCCTTCATCGTGCATTCCGGCCCCGACGACTACCAGAGCCAGCCCTCGGGCGAGTCCGGCAGCCGCTTGGCCTGCGGGGTGTTCCAGCCGCAGTAA
- the bmt gene encoding betaine--homocysteine S-methyltransferase — MTDALSKLLSERDWLLADGATGTTLFDMGLAAGEAPETWNETHPDRIRALYQGAVEAGSDMFLTNSFGANAARLKLHGAERRARELARRAAELGREVADAAGRPVVVAGSVGPTGEILEPVGSLAHALAVEMFEEAATGLREGGADVLWLETISAPEEFRAAAEAFERVGMPWCGTMSFDTAGRTMMGLTSAGLGRLVETLPNPPIAFGANCGTGASDLLRTLLGFAASGTERPIVAKANAGIPRFVDGHIHYDGTPELMADYAVMARDAGARIIGGCCGTTPAHLRAMRAALETRPAAQRPTLEQIADRLGGFSSESDGLGEDGAARLRRGGRRRS; from the coding sequence ATGACCGACGCGCTTTCCAAGCTGCTCTCGGAGCGGGACTGGCTGCTCGCCGACGGGGCCACGGGCACCACGCTTTTCGACATGGGTCTGGCCGCGGGCGAGGCCCCGGAGACCTGGAACGAGACCCATCCGGACCGCATCCGCGCGCTCTACCAAGGCGCGGTGGAGGCCGGGTCCGACATGTTTCTGACCAATTCCTTCGGCGCCAATGCCGCGCGGCTGAAGCTGCACGGCGCCGAGCGGCGCGCGCGCGAGCTTGCCCGGCGCGCCGCCGAGCTCGGGCGCGAGGTGGCCGATGCCGCGGGCCGTCCCGTGGTGGTCGCGGGCTCGGTCGGACCGACCGGCGAGATCCTCGAGCCGGTGGGCTCCCTGGCCCATGCGCTGGCGGTCGAGATGTTCGAGGAGGCCGCCACCGGGCTCAGGGAGGGCGGGGCCGACGTGCTCTGGCTCGAGACCATCTCGGCCCCCGAGGAGTTCCGCGCCGCCGCCGAGGCCTTCGAGCGGGTCGGCATGCCCTGGTGCGGCACGATGAGCTTCGACACCGCCGGGCGGACGATGATGGGCCTCACCTCGGCCGGGCTCGGCCGACTGGTTGAGACCCTGCCCAACCCGCCGATCGCCTTCGGAGCGAACTGCGGCACCGGCGCCTCGGACCTGCTGCGCACCCTTCTCGGCTTTGCCGCCAGCGGCACCGAGCGGCCGATCGTCGCCAAGGCCAACGCCGGGATCCCGCGCTTCGTGGACGGGCACATCCACTACGACGGCACGCCCGAACTGATGGCGGATTACGCGGTGATGGCGCGCGACGCCGGGGCGCGGATCATCGGCGGCTGCTGCGGCACCACCCCGGCGCACCTGCGCGCCATGCGCGCGGCGCTGGAGACCCGCCCGGCCGCCCAGCGCCCGACGCTCGAGCAGATTGCCGACCGGCTCGGCGGGTTCAGCTCCGAAAGCGACGGGCTCGGCGAGGACGGTGCCGCGCGCCTGCGCCGCGGCGGGCGGCGGCGGAGCTGA